One Capricornis sumatraensis isolate serow.1 chromosome 8, serow.2, whole genome shotgun sequence genomic region harbors:
- the LRRC45 gene encoding leucine-rich repeat-containing protein 45 yields the protein MEEFRRAYSRLCKESGTEPQETVLQQLHQLPQGRLDLATQSLTVDTCRALGRLLQKESLLTELILSDCMLSEEGATLLLQGLCVNTVVRFLDLKGNNLRAAGTEALAKLLRQNKSIQSLTLEWNNLGTWDEAFATFCGALAANGALQQLDLRNNQINHKGAEELALALKSNASLQQLDLRWNHIGLLGGRALVNCLPSNRTLWKLELAGNNIPGDILRAVEQAMDHNQDRQTVFRESQARAQVLSKEVRHLREEKSKQFLDLMETIDRQREEMARSSKASAARVGQLQEALNERHSIINSLKAKLQMTEAALALSEQKAQDLGELLATTEQEQRSLVQRQAKEHRLEQQESAERESKLLRDLSAANEKNLLLRNQVDELERKVKSQQEQLFLTKTELTNTTAELKMRAIQAEERLELEKNRSRQSLEDAEHLRFKEVEHMTRHLEDSERAMQERVQRLEAVRLSLEEELSRVKAAALSERSQAEEELIKAKNQVRLEEQQHQAHLEEKLRLLAQARDEAQSTCLQQKQMVADAQVRASQLGLQVESLRRRLEELQQELSNKDQEKVAEVTRVRLELQEQNGRLQAELTAQEALKEKVAALERQLKVIASDHREALLDRESENASLREKLRLKEAEIARIRDEEAQRASFLQNAVLAYVQGSPLRTLSPQK from the exons ATGGAGGAGTTCCGGCGCGCCTACAGCCGGCTGTGCAAGGAGAGTGGAACCGAACCCCAGGAGACTGTCCTGCAGCAACTGCACCAGCTGCCACAGGGCCGGCTGGACCTGGCCACACAGAGCCTGACAGTGGACACCTGCAGGGCTCTGGGCAGGCTGCTGCAGAAGGAGTCACTGCTGACGGAGCTCATCCTGAGTGACTGCATGCTGAGTGAGGAAG GGGCCACACTGCTGCTGCAGGGGCTGTGTGTCAACACTGTCGTGCGGTTTCTGGATCTCAAG GGCAATAACCTTCGAGCAGCAGGGACCGAGGCACTGGCAAAACTCCTCCGACAGAACAAGTCCATTCAGAG CCTCACCCTGGAGTGGAACAACTTGGGCACATGGGACGAAGCCTTTGCCACCTTCTGCGGGGCCTTGGCGGCCAATGGCGCCCTGCAGCAGCTGGACCTCCGCAACAACCAGATCAACCACAAGGGTGCCGAGGAACTGGCCCTGGCCCTGAAGAGCAATGCCAGCCTCCAGCAACTGG ACCTGCGCTGGAATCACATTGGCCTCCTTGGGGGCCGCGCCCTGGTGAACTGTCTCCCCAGCAACAGAACCCTGTGGAAGCTGGAGCTGGCTGGGAATAACATCCCTGGTGACATCCTTAGAGCCGTGG AGCAAGCCATGGACCACAACCAGGACCGGCAGACCGTCTTCCGGGAGAGTCAGGCCCGTGCCCAGGTGCTCAGCAAGGAGGTGCGGCACCTCCGGGAAGAGAAGTCCAAGCAG TTTCTGGACTTGATGGAGACGATCGACagacagagagaagagatggCCAGGAGCAGCAA GGCATCGGCTGCGCGTGTGGGGCAGCTTCAGGAAGCCCTGAACGAGAGGCACTCCATCATCAATTCCCTCAAGGCCAA ACTGCAGATGACGGAGGCCGCCCTGGCTCTGTCGGAGCAGAAGGCCCAGGACCTGGGGGAGCTCCTGGCCACTACAGAGCAggaacagcggagcctggtgcaGAGGCAAGCCAAGGAGCACAGGCTGGAGCagcag GAATCTGCAGAACGGGAGTCTAAGCTCCTCAGAGACTTGTCTGCTGCCAATGAAAAGAACCTACTTTTGCGAAACCAg GTGGATGAGCTGGAGCGGAAGGTGAAATCTCAGCAGGAGCAGCTGTTCCTGACCAAAACGGAGCTGACCAACACAACGGCTGAGCTGAAGATGCGGGCCATCCAGGCTGAAG AACGCCTGGAGCTGGAGAAGAACAGGTCCCGGCAGAGCTTGGAGGACGCGGAACATCTGCGCTTCAAGGAG GTAGAGCACATGACTCGCCACCTGGAGGACAGCGAGAGGGCCATGCAAGAGAGGGTGCAGAGGCTGGAGGCTGTGCGGCTGTCCCTCGAGGAG GAGCTGAGCCGGGTGAAGGCCGCGGCACTCAGTGAGCGAAGCCAAGCCGAGGAGGAGCTCATCAAGGCCAAGAACCAAGTCCGCCTGGAGGAG cagcagcaccaggctCACCTGGAGGAGAAGCTGCGGCTGCTGGCACAGGCACGGGACGAGGCTCAGAGCACCTGCCTGCAGCAGAAGCAGATGGTGGCCGATGCCCAGGTGCGGGCCAGCCAGCTGGGCCTGCAGGTGGAGAGCCTGAGGCGGCGCCTGGAGGAGCTGCAACAG GAGCTGAGCAACAAGGACCAAGAAAAGGTAGCTGAGGTGACGAGGGTGCGGCTGGAGCTGCAAGAGCAGAATGGCCGCCTGCAGGCCGAGCTGACGGCCCAGGAAGCACTGAAGGAGAAGGTGGCGGCCCTGGAACGCCAGCTGAAAG TGATCGCGAGTGACCACCGGGAGGCGCTGCTGGACAGGGAGAGCGAGAATGCCTCTCTCCGAGAGAAGCTTCGCCTTAAAGAGGCTGAGATCGCCCGGATTCGGGATGAGGAGGCCCAAAGGGCCAGCTTCCTGCAAAATGCTGTCTTGGCTTATGTGCAGGGGTCCCCCCTGAGGACCTTGAGCCCCCAAAAGTGA
- the CENPX gene encoding centromere protein X isoform X1 — translation MACSVGSRTDQTPQCTKQELVSKLLHLHFKDKKTKVSGDALQLMAELLKIFVVEAAIRSVRQAQAEGLARVDVEQLEKVLPQLLLDF, via the exons ATGGCTTGCTCTGTTGGAAGCCGCACAGATCAGACCCCTCAGTGCACTAAGCAG GAGCTGGTGAGCAAACTGCTGCATTTGCACTTTAAAGACAAGAAGACCAAAG TCAGTGGGGATGCGCTGCAGCTCATGGCCGAGCTGCTCAAGATCTTCGTTGTAG AAGCGGCCATCCGCAGCGTCCGGCAGGCCCAGGCAGAGGGCCTGGCCCGTGTGGACGTGGAACAGCTGGAGAAGGTGCTGCCTCAGCTG CTTCTGGACTTCTAG
- the CENPX gene encoding centromere protein X isoform X2: MACSVGSRTDQTPQCTKQELVSKLLHLHFKDKKTKVSGDALQLMAELLKIFVVAAIRSVRQAQAEGLARVDVEQLEKVLPQLLLDF; the protein is encoded by the exons ATGGCTTGCTCTGTTGGAAGCCGCACAGATCAGACCCCTCAGTGCACTAAGCAG GAGCTGGTGAGCAAACTGCTGCATTTGCACTTTAAAGACAAGAAGACCAAAG TCAGTGGGGATGCGCTGCAGCTCATGGCCGAGCTGCTCAAGATCTTCGTTGTAG CGGCCATCCGCAGCGTCCGGCAGGCCCAGGCAGAGGGCCTGGCCCGTGTGGACGTGGAACAGCTGGAGAAGGTGCTGCCTCAGCTG CTTCTGGACTTCTAG
- the CENPX gene encoding centromere protein X isoform X3 — protein sequence MEETGAVFRKELVSKLLHLHFKDKKTKVSGDALQLMAELLKIFVVEAAIRSVRQAQAEGLARVDVEQLEKVLPQLLLDF from the exons ATGGAGGAAACCGGAGCTGTCTTCCGGAAA GAGCTGGTGAGCAAACTGCTGCATTTGCACTTTAAAGACAAGAAGACCAAAG TCAGTGGGGATGCGCTGCAGCTCATGGCCGAGCTGCTCAAGATCTTCGTTGTAG AAGCGGCCATCCGCAGCGTCCGGCAGGCCCAGGCAGAGGGCCTGGCCCGTGTGGACGTGGAACAGCTGGAGAAGGTGCTGCCTCAGCTG CTTCTGGACTTCTAG
- the ASPSCR1 gene encoding tether containing UBX domain for GLUT4, translating into MAAPAGGGGSAVSVLAPNGRRHTVKVTPSTVLLQVLEDTCRRQDFNPNEYDLKFQRNVLDLSLQWRFANLPNNAKLEMVPISRTREGPENMVRIALQLDDGSRLQDTFCSGQSLWELLCHFAQIRECLERPCEASPVCVYMRDEVTGRAALQSTTLQSLGLTGGSAIIRFSMKRCDSASKQEPGASWSKSPGSPTPSMSADQAASSPLLPLNSAGLSQGDVSRQDEAVSPGASCVDGLGPKPVDAQAKRISKEPPPAPFVPFSGGGQRLGGPSGSARPLMSSSAKLPKSFSSPAGPSKPKKSRPGQEPQPEPEPPVDRDPVVCHPDLEVLLQAWPAELPDEFFEVTVDDVRRRFAQLKSERKRLEEAPLVTKAFREAQMKEKLQRYPKVVLRVLFPDRYILQGFFRPSETVGDLRDFVRSHLGNPELPFYLFIAPPKTILDDHTLSLFQANLFPAALVHFGPEEPTGIYLEPRLLEHTVSPSAADVLVARCMSRAAGTPPPPPAPDAAPLELEPAAEEGTVGPPEPSRGTAQPVRRDLGKVPKWLKLPAGKR; encoded by the exons ATGGCGGCCCCGGCAGGCGGCGGGGGCTCCGCGGTGTCGGTGCTGGCCCCGAACGGGCGGCGCCACACGGTGAAGGTGACGCCGAGCACCGTGCTGTTGCAG GTCCTGGAGGACACGTGCCGTCGGCAGGACTTCAACCCCAACGAGTACGACCTGAA GTTTCAGAGGAATGTGCTTGACCTCTCTCTCCAGTGGCGATTCGCCAACCTGCCCAATAACGCCAAGCTGGAGATGGTGCCCATCTCCCGGACCCGCGAGGGGCCCGAGAACATG GTGCGCATTGCTCTGCAGTTAGACGATGGCTCTAGGTTGCAAGACACTTTCTGCTCAGGCCAGTCGCTCTGGGAGCTTCTCTGCCACTTTGCCCAGATCAG GGAGTGTCTGGAGCGGCCGTGTGAGGCCAGCCCGGTCTGCGTGTATATGAGGGATGAG GTGACCGGCAGAGCCGCCTTGCAGAGCACAACGCTGCAGTCACTGGGCCTTACTGGGGGCAGTGCGATCATCAG GTTTTCCATGAAGCGATGTGACTCTGCCAGCAAACAGGAGCCTGGGGCCTCCTGGAGCAAAAGCCCAGGAAGCCCGACCCCCTCCATGTCGGCTGACCAGGCAGCCAGCAGCCCTCTGCTCCCACTGAATTCGGCGGGGCTCAGCCAGGGCGATGTGAGCCGTCAGGATGAGGCAGTGAGCCCAGGCGCCAGCTGTGTGGATGGCTTAGGCCCGAAACCAGTGGATGCTCAGGCGAAGCGGATCTCGAAGGAGCCCCCACCTGCCCCTTTTGTTCCTTTCTCTGGTGGGGGACAGCGACTGGGGGGCCCCTCCGGGTCTGCAAGGCCTCTGATGTCATCTTCAGCCAAACTGCCAAAGTCCTTCTCCAGCCCTGCAGGCCCCTCCAAGCCGAAGAAGTCGAGGCCTGGCCAAGAGCCCCAGCCAGAGCCAGAGCCG CCGGTGGACCGAGACCCCGTGGTGTGCCACCCGGACCTGGAGGTGCTGCTCCAGGCCTGGCCTGCGGAGCTGCCTGACGAGTTCTTCGAGGTGACTGTGGACGACGTCAGAAGACGCTTCGCCCAACTCAAGAGTGAGCG gaaGCGCCTAGAAGAAGCGCCCTTGGTGACCAAGGCCTTCAGGGAGGCTCAGATGAAGGAGAAGCTGCAGCGCTACCCTAAG GTGGTCTTGAGGGTCCTCTTTCCTGACCGCTACATCCTGCAGGGCTTCTTCCGCCCCAGCGAAACTG TGGGGGATTTGCGGGACTTTGTGAGGAGCCACCTGGGCAACCCGGAGCTGCCGTTCTACCTGT TCATCGCTCCTCCAAAAACCATCCTGGACGACCACACGCTGAGCCTCTTTCAG GCGAACCTTTTCCCCGCTGCCCTTGTGCACTTTGGACCTGAGGAGCCGACAG GCATCTACCTGGAGCCCAGGCTGCTGGAACACACCGTCTCCCCGTCTGCAGCTGATGTGCTCGTGGCCAG GTGCATGTCCAGGGCTGCGggaaccccacccccaccgccagcCCCTGACGCTGCACCCCTTGAGTTGGAGCCAGCTGCTGAGGAAGGGACAGTGGGGCCCCCTGAGCCCAGCCGGGGGACAGCCCAGCCTGTGAGGAGGGATCTGGGCAAAGTGCCCAAGTGGTTGAAGCTGCCAG CCGGGAAGAGGTGA